CTCCATCCAGCTGTCCGGCAACGGCCCGCCCGTGCTGCAGGAGACCCGCCGCTACACGCTCATCCTGCGCGCCACGCGCTCGGGCACCCTGACCATCCCGCCCGCCACGCTCGTCGCGGGCGACCGCAGCTGGCGCACGCAGCCGGTGCGCATCCGCGTGCGCGAGGGCCACATCCCGGACCCGCGCGCCGCCGCCCAGTCCAACGATCCCTTCGCCGGCTTCCCCGGCTTCCCGCCGGACATGGACGAGGCCCTGCGCATGCCCGAGGTGCGCATCCCCCGCGGCGACTCGGACCTCTTCCTGCGCGCGAGCCTGGACAAGGACGAGGTCTACGTGGGCGAGCAGACCACGCTCAGCCTCTACATCTTCAGCCGCGTGGACCTCTCCAGCGTGGACGCCGTGACGATGCCCAAGCTGGAGGGCTTCTGGAGCGAGGACGTGGAGAGCCCCTCGCAGCTCTCGGGCGAGCAGCGCATCGTGGACGGCGTGCCCTACCGGGCCTACCTGCTGCGCCGCCGCGCGCTGTTCCCGGTGAAGGCGGGCGAGCTCTCCATCTCCGCCGCCGAGGCGGACATCACCACCGGCTTCCTCTTCGCGGGCCACCGCGTGCACCGCGTCTCCAACCCGCTCACGGTGAAGGTGAAGCCGCTGCCGCCGGGCGCCCCGCCGGGCATGCAGAGCGCGAACGTGGGCCAGTGGCGCCTCACCGTGGAGGCCAGCCCCACGCGCGTGGAGCTGGGCCAGCCCGTCACCGTGCGCGTGACGCTCGAGGGCGTGGGCAACGTGAAGAACGTCACCCCGCCGCGCCTCACCGGCCCCGCCCCCCTGCGCATCTTCGACCCCACCACCACGGACCGCATGGCGCCCGGGCGCAACAGGGTGCAGGGCGTGCGCATGCACGAGTACCTGGTGATGCCGCAGCAGACGGGCACCTTCACGCTGCCGGCGCTCGCCTTCCCCTTCTTCGACCCCAAGGCCCGCCGCTACGAGGTCAGCCGCACCGATCCCGTGCGCATCACCGTGGAGCCCGGGGCCGGGGGCGCGAGCAGCAGCACCCCCAGCGCGCCGCGGGCGGACGCGGACGGCGCGAAGAACGTGCTCACCGGCGGAGGGCTGCGCCCGCTGCGCCACCAGGCCACCTTCTCGGCCCCCTCCGCGCCCCTGTGGCTGCACCCGCTCTTCCTGCCCGCGGTGCTGGCCCCGCTCGTGCTGTGGCTGGGGGCGGCCCTGTTCGGGCTCGCGCGCGGGCGGCTGCGGGCCGCGGATGCCGGCGGCGCCTCGCAGCGCCAGGCCCGCGAGGCCCGCCGCCGCCTCGCCGCCGCGCAAGCGCTCGCAGGGGAGGGCGCTCCGGCGCAGGCCTTCTACACCGAGGTGGAGCGCGCGCTGCAGGGCTTCCTCGAGGCGCGCCTGCGCACCCCGGTGCTGGGCCTCACGCGCGAGGCGCTCGACGCGCAGCTCGCCCAGAGCGGTGTGGATG
The DNA window shown above is from Aggregicoccus sp. 17bor-14 and carries:
- a CDS encoding BatD family protein, producing the protein MRRTGSSAAALLALVLAVAGSLGVAGPAWAGAPEFTQRVDRSEVGTQDTFRLIVEAVDAPDDAQVQFPPPEDFEVLSSSQSTQRSIQLSGNGPPVLQETRRYTLILRATRSGTLTIPPATLVAGDRSWRTQPVRIRVREGHIPDPRAAAQSNDPFAGFPGFPPDMDEALRMPEVRIPRGDSDLFLRASLDKDEVYVGEQTTLSLYIFSRVDLSSVDAVTMPKLEGFWSEDVESPSQLSGEQRIVDGVPYRAYLLRRRALFPVKAGELSISAAEADITTGFLFAGHRVHRVSNPLTVKVKPLPPGAPPGMQSANVGQWRLTVEASPTRVELGQPVTVRVTLEGVGNVKNVTPPRLTGPAPLRIFDPTTTDRMAPGRNRVQGVRMHEYLVMPQQTGTFTLPALAFPFFDPKARRYEVSRTDPVRITVEPGAGGASSSTPSAPRADADGAKNVLTGGGLRPLRHQATFSAPSAPLWLHPLFLPAVLAPLVLWLGAALFGLARGRLRAADAGGASQRQAREARRRLAAAQALAGEGAPAQAFYTEVERALQGFLEARLRTPVLGLTREALDAQLAQSGVDAERRARVRSVLDACDAGRFAPGAELAGRERVLSDAAAVMEGWDR